In Syntrophomonas wolfei subsp. wolfei str. Goettingen G311, a single window of DNA contains:
- the speD gene encoding adenosylmethionine decarboxylase, protein MQSLGRHVLAEIYGCRFEVLNDVKKVEDIMVNAALEAGAEIREFVFHKFSPQGVSGVVVISESHLAIHTWPELGYAALDVFTCGDRVNPWDACNYVAEMFSAGDMKASEVKRGLMEQPEERLVANM, encoded by the coding sequence TTGCAGTCTTTGGGGCGTCACGTATTGGCTGAAATATACGGATGTCGATTTGAAGTGTTGAATGATGTCAAGAAAGTAGAGGATATCATGGTCAACGCTGCTTTAGAGGCTGGCGCTGAAATAAGAGAATTCGTATTTCACAAGTTTAGCCCGCAGGGAGTGAGTGGAGTAGTTGTAATTTCGGAATCTCACCTGGCGATTCACACCTGGCCCGAACTAGGATATGCGGCACTTGATGTATTTACTTGCGGAGATAGAGTTAACCCCTGGGATGCCTGCAACTATGTGGCGGAAATGTTTAGTGCCGGCGATATGAAGGCATCGGAAGTAAAACGAGGGTTGATGGAGCAGCCGGAGGAACGCCTGGTGGCAAATATGTAG
- a CDS encoding thiolase family protein, with amino-acid sequence MAEINEVVVVGMARTPIGRYLGGLASVRANDLAIIAANAAIERAGVDPGIIDEIVGATCLHAGNGSLPPRIIGMKVGLPVRSGSCMVSQNCASGMRATEIACQNIMLGKTDISLVTAVESMSNIPYLLQQARSGYRMGDGKVQDAMLSDGLVCQLAGGHMGMTAENIAEKYGITREECDALALTSHQNAVKAVDEGIFDREIVPVVIKSKKGDKVISKDEHPIRGASLETMAKLPPAFKKGGVVTAANASGINDCAAAAVFMSKKKCEELGLKPLMKLVGICSEGVDAKVMGLGPAVAMPKVLKQAGWKYEDVDYWEVNEAFAAQVLGVVRMLKEEAGIELDFSKTNHNGSGIGLGHPVGATGLRIIVSMYYELERLGLTKGGASLCVGGGSAMASLWTRDI; translated from the coding sequence ATGGCAGAGATTAATGAAGTAGTAGTAGTTGGTATGGCTAGAACTCCAATCGGAAGATATTTGGGTGGCCTGGCAAGCGTAAGGGCTAATGACCTGGCAATAATCGCCGCTAATGCAGCAATTGAAAGAGCTGGCGTCGATCCTGGGATTATCGATGAAATCGTAGGCGCCACTTGCCTGCATGCCGGCAATGGCTCCCTTCCGCCCCGTATTATTGGTATGAAAGTGGGACTGCCGGTTAGAAGCGGCTCCTGTATGGTAAGCCAGAACTGTGCTTCTGGTATGCGTGCCACGGAAATTGCCTGCCAGAACATTATGCTGGGCAAAACCGATATATCCCTGGTAACCGCAGTGGAAAGCATGTCCAATATCCCTTACCTGCTGCAACAGGCCCGCTCTGGTTACAGAATGGGCGATGGCAAAGTGCAGGATGCCATGCTGTCTGATGGTCTGGTATGTCAGCTGGCTGGAGGACACATGGGAATGACTGCGGAAAATATTGCCGAAAAATACGGTATCACTCGGGAAGAATGCGATGCCCTGGCTCTGACCAGCCACCAGAATGCGGTAAAAGCTGTTGACGAAGGTATATTCGATCGGGAAATCGTACCAGTAGTAATAAAGAGCAAGAAAGGCGACAAGGTTATTTCCAAGGACGAGCATCCCATCAGAGGAGCCAGCCTGGAAACCATGGCCAAGTTGCCCCCGGCGTTTAAAAAAGGCGGAGTAGTAACTGCGGCCAATGCTTCCGGCATCAATGACTGCGCAGCTGCTGCAGTATTTATGTCCAAAAAGAAATGCGAAGAGCTGGGACTGAAACCCTTGATGAAACTGGTTGGCATTTGCAGCGAAGGTGTCGATGCCAAAGTTATGGGACTGGGTCCGGCTGTAGCCATGCCCAAGGTTTTGAAACAAGCGGGCTGGAAATATGAAGATGTGGATTACTGGGAAGTAAACGAAGCCTTTGCTGCTCAGGTTCTGGGCGTAGTGCGCATGCTCAAAGAAGAAGCCGGCATTGAGCTGGACTTCAGCAAGACCAACCACAATGGTTCCGGAATCGGACTGGGCCATCCCGTTGGAGCTACTGGTCTGCGCATAATTGTCAGCATGTACTATGAACTGGAGAGACTGGGCCTCACCAAGGGCGGTGCTTCCCTTTGTGTTGGCGGCGGCTCCGCTATGGCTTCTCTCTGGACCAGAGATATATAA
- a CDS encoding polyprenyl synthetase family protein: MGIKYSFTRELRTELIDVDKVFKENLLPWWDDIYNYIKMLNEDFTWNQLPPLVYIVYRYLGLDRSISISMTNIFKTLYLANSIHGMVKDDKEGQKYDQDLQFAILIGDYMFGRMLKLLVEAGADKLVGLFAVMMAEINEGQVMERKLQAAHKDVLQKTRGSIYATAFETAGHLSGMKGILLENCRQLGLNLGMSIELMNCDISREEVLVYIHEAERNYKIINQYQRMVNSNLEAAINEVHSLLCNIENVAVV; this comes from the coding sequence ATGGGAATCAAATATAGTTTTACCAGGGAACTTAGAACTGAACTTATAGATGTAGACAAGGTCTTTAAAGAGAATCTTTTACCCTGGTGGGATGATATTTATAACTATATTAAAATGCTTAACGAAGACTTTACCTGGAATCAACTACCTCCCCTGGTTTATATAGTATATAGATACCTGGGTCTGGATAGAAGTATTTCTATTTCCATGACCAATATATTTAAAACCCTTTATCTCGCCAACAGCATTCATGGTATGGTAAAAGATGATAAAGAAGGACAAAAATACGACCAGGATTTGCAGTTTGCTATCCTAATCGGTGATTATATGTTTGGGCGCATGCTCAAGCTTTTAGTTGAGGCCGGGGCGGACAAACTGGTAGGCCTTTTTGCAGTCATGATGGCTGAAATAAATGAAGGTCAAGTAATGGAACGGAAACTACAGGCTGCTCATAAGGATGTTTTGCAGAAAACCCGGGGTTCCATCTATGCTACGGCTTTCGAGACAGCCGGACACTTATCTGGAATGAAGGGAATCCTGCTGGAGAATTGCCGGCAACTAGGACTGAATCTAGGGATGTCGATAGAATTAATGAACTGTGATATATCACGCGAGGAAGTGCTGGTTTATATACATGAAGCCGAAAGGAACTATAAAATAATTAATCAGTACCAGCGTATGGTAAATAGCAATTTGGAAGCAGCTATTAATGAAGTACATTCGCTTCTATGTAACATAGAAAATGTTGCAGTGGTATAG
- a CDS encoding menaquinone biosynthesis decarboxylase, which translates to MAYKDLQEFIQVLESEGELKRISVEVDPELEITEITDRVSKNYGPALLFEKVKGSDMPVLINAFGSEKRMALSLQVDKLDDLATEIMGLLEIADSVPQSLLDKVKVLPKLAQLSSFLPRMVKSGACQEVVDLNPSLDKIPVLKCWPEDAGRFITLPQVYTKDPESGKRNVGMYRLQVFDGQSTGMHWHTHHDGAENYRKNCQRGQATEVAVALGGDPAITYAGTAPLPKDIDELIFAGFIRKKPVELVKCKTVNLEVPADAEIVIEGYVDPYERRIEGPFGDHTGYYSLADEYPVFHVKCITHKKNAVYPTTIVGKPPQEDCYMALATERIFLPLLKLQLPEVVDMHLPMEGVFHNCVLVAIKKSFPGHARKIMSSLWGMGQMMFAKFIIVVDEDVNVQNVSEVMWKVFNNVDPRRDTMIVEGPLDVLDHSAPLPLIGSKMGIDATKKWMSEGHSREWPKDIVMSPEIKEMVSRRWSEYGFE; encoded by the coding sequence ATGGCCTATAAAGACTTACAGGAATTTATTCAGGTATTGGAAAGCGAAGGGGAGCTTAAACGAATTAGCGTTGAAGTTGATCCCGAACTGGAAATTACTGAAATTACCGATAGGGTAAGCAAAAACTATGGACCCGCCCTATTATTTGAAAAGGTAAAAGGCTCCGATATGCCGGTCCTCATTAATGCTTTTGGCAGTGAAAAGAGAATGGCCCTGAGCCTGCAGGTAGATAAATTGGATGATCTGGCCACTGAAATTATGGGCCTGTTGGAGATAGCCGACAGCGTTCCGCAATCATTGCTGGACAAGGTCAAGGTCTTGCCCAAACTGGCACAATTATCCTCTTTTTTGCCCCGCATGGTGAAAAGTGGAGCCTGCCAGGAAGTAGTAGACTTAAATCCATCGCTGGATAAAATTCCCGTACTTAAATGCTGGCCTGAGGATGCCGGACGTTTTATCACCTTACCCCAGGTATATACCAAAGACCCCGAAAGCGGAAAGCGCAATGTAGGCATGTACCGCTTGCAGGTTTTTGATGGGCAGAGCACCGGAATGCACTGGCACACCCATCATGACGGAGCCGAAAACTACCGTAAAAACTGTCAAAGAGGGCAGGCCACCGAAGTAGCGGTAGCTCTGGGCGGCGATCCCGCCATCACTTATGCCGGAACCGCACCCCTGCCCAAGGATATTGATGAGCTTATTTTTGCCGGATTTATCCGCAAGAAACCGGTAGAGCTGGTGAAATGCAAGACCGTAAACCTGGAAGTGCCGGCTGATGCCGAAATCGTAATCGAAGGTTACGTTGACCCTTACGAGCGCCGGATAGAAGGCCCCTTCGGGGACCATACCGGCTATTATTCCCTGGCCGATGAATACCCGGTTTTTCATGTAAAATGCATCACCCATAAAAAGAACGCTGTCTACCCCACCACCATCGTAGGCAAGCCGCCCCAGGAAGACTGCTACATGGCTCTGGCCACCGAGCGTATTTTCCTCCCTCTTTTAAAGCTGCAGCTTCCCGAAGTTGTAGACATGCATCTTCCCATGGAAGGAGTATTCCACAACTGTGTTCTGGTGGCTATCAAGAAATCCTTCCCCGGACACGCGCGTAAAATAATGAGTTCCTTATGGGGGATGGGACAAATGATGTTTGCCAAGTTCATAATCGTGGTAGATGAAGATGTAAATGTGCAGAATGTCTCCGAAGTAATGTGGAAGGTCTTTAACAATGTCGACCCCAGAAGAGATACCATGATAGTAGAAGGGCCTTTGGATGTACTGGATCACTCGGCCCCCCTGCCTCTGATAGGTTCTAAAATGGGCATTGATGCTACTAAAAAATGGATGAGCGAAGGACATAGCCGGGAATGGCCGAAAGATATCGTTATGAGCCCGGAAATAAAGGAAATGGTAAGCAGAAGATGGAGTGAATACGGCTTTGAATAA
- a CDS encoding UbiA-like polyprenyltransferase — translation MNKIREFLNMVDFGHSLFALPFAYLGAFLAAQGMPTWSQLLWITVAMVSARTAALCLNRLIDRHIDRANPRTSDWTLAAGRLPLSLVWLLVLFFTILLFYSASRLNPLCLKLSPLAVLALWLYSYTKRFTWCCHLLLGMAIGLGPVGAWFAITGTPDWQPVILGMAVACWIAGFDSMYACQDIEFDRANGLYSIPARFGIKGALLFSAIFHIFTIVLLLLNGLILNLGLLYYAGVAFVGIILIYEHGIVKPGDLSRVNFASFKINHYVGLIIFIMALLDIFL, via the coding sequence TTGAATAAGATCCGCGAATTTCTTAATATGGTGGACTTTGGCCACAGCCTTTTTGCCTTACCTTTTGCCTACCTGGGAGCATTTCTGGCAGCTCAGGGCATGCCTACCTGGTCCCAGTTGCTGTGGATTACCGTAGCCATGGTAAGTGCCCGCACTGCTGCCTTATGTCTTAATCGTCTTATTGATCGTCACATTGACCGGGCCAATCCCCGTACTTCCGACTGGACTCTGGCAGCCGGTCGTCTGCCCCTTTCCCTGGTATGGCTTTTGGTGCTCTTTTTTACCATCCTGCTCTTTTATTCTGCTTCTCGTTTGAATCCCCTTTGTTTAAAACTTTCGCCACTGGCAGTTCTGGCCCTGTGGCTATACTCCTATACCAAGCGCTTTACCTGGTGCTGCCACCTCTTGTTGGGGATGGCCATAGGCCTGGGCCCCGTTGGTGCCTGGTTTGCCATAACCGGAACCCCGGACTGGCAACCGGTTATTTTGGGGATGGCTGTAGCCTGTTGGATTGCAGGTTTTGACAGCATGTACGCCTGTCAGGATATCGAATTTGACCGGGCTAATGGTTTGTATTCTATTCCGGCCCGCTTCGGCATAAAGGGAGCTCTGCTTTTTTCTGCGATATTTCATATTTTTACCATAGTTCTTCTATTATTGAATGGACTAATCCTTAATCTCGGTTTATTATATTATGCTGGGGTAGCTTTTGTAGGGATTATTTTGATTTATGAACACGGGATTGTAAAACCCGGTGACCTAAGCCGGGTTAACTTTGCTTCTTTTAAAATAAATCACTATGTAGGCTTGATTATATTTATTATGGCCTTACTGGATATTTTCCTTTAG
- a CDS encoding UbiX family flavin prenyltransferase has product MTLGEDFVPRYIIALTGASGAVYALRLLEELLKQDNSEIHLITSDAARIVMEQELGWDCQDSLALSLQRYLPPGKIFFYDNSDIAAAPASGSFICDSMVVIPCTMASISAIAQGSSRTLLERAADVMLKERRPLFLVPRETPLNSIHLRNMLTLSEMGVSIIPAMPAFYHQPRTIEDMVSFVVGKVLDAMQIPHDLFQRYAGQIKK; this is encoded by the coding sequence ATGACTTTGGGAGAGGATTTTGTGCCGAGATATATTATAGCTTTGACTGGTGCCAGCGGTGCAGTTTATGCCCTGCGCCTGCTCGAAGAATTGCTGAAGCAAGATAATAGCGAAATTCATTTAATTACCAGCGATGCCGCCCGAATTGTCATGGAACAGGAATTGGGTTGGGATTGTCAGGACTCCCTGGCTCTTAGCTTGCAACGCTATCTTCCTCCGGGGAAGATATTTTTTTACGATAATTCAGACATTGCCGCAGCTCCGGCCAGTGGTTCCTTTATCTGTGACAGCATGGTAGTGATACCCTGCACTATGGCCAGTATTTCTGCTATCGCCCAGGGCAGTTCCCGCACTCTCCTGGAAAGAGCCGCCGATGTTATGTTGAAAGAAAGAAGGCCATTGTTCTTGGTGCCGAGGGAAACACCCCTAAATTCCATCCACCTGAGAAACATGTTGACCCTGTCGGAAATGGGGGTTAGCATTATCCCGGCAATGCCGGCTTTTTACCATCAACCACGGACTATAGAAGACATGGTATCATTCGTGGTAGGAAAGGTACTGGATGCCATGCAAATCCCCCATGACTTGTTTCAGCGTTATGCTGGACAGATTAAAAAGTGA
- a CDS encoding polyprenyl synthetase family protein: MANFNFFNPISTEMELLEQELSKKLDSRIELLNESAVHLIKAGGKRLRPAFALLSAHFYMDDLTEVIPLAVGLELIHMASLVHDDVIDNSQTRRGTETVKSAWGNRVSIYAGDFIFARALSLIATYERSNVVDVLAEASMKICEGEIIQMMSCYNVKLGLKNYLRRIERKTALLISVSCQLGAMIANAPEQEVRALRNYGYYLGMAFQVTDDILDIIADEQVLGKPTGSDIKQGVITLPTLYALRYSPRREELAQLLASPEACRNETGKIIDIIIDTDGIDYSYYITRHFARKAQKQLAFLPELPVKKNLYNIADFILAREF, translated from the coding sequence ATGGCAAATTTCAATTTTTTTAACCCCATATCTACAGAAATGGAACTGCTGGAGCAGGAGCTAAGCAAAAAGCTGGACAGCCGAATAGAATTGCTTAATGAATCGGCGGTACACTTGATTAAGGCTGGAGGCAAGAGACTACGGCCCGCTTTCGCCTTGCTGTCGGCTCATTTTTATATGGATGATTTAACGGAAGTAATTCCCCTGGCAGTAGGACTGGAGCTCATTCACATGGCTAGTCTGGTTCACGATGATGTTATCGACAATTCCCAAACCCGGAGAGGAACGGAAACTGTGAAAAGCGCTTGGGGAAACCGGGTTTCCATATATGCCGGGGATTTTATCTTTGCCCGGGCTTTGTCTTTAATTGCCACTTACGAGCGCAGCAATGTGGTAGATGTACTAGCCGAAGCCAGTATGAAAATATGTGAAGGCGAAATAATTCAGATGATGAGCTGCTATAATGTCAAGCTGGGGCTTAAGAATTACCTGCGCAGAATTGAAAGGAAGACGGCCTTGTTGATTTCCGTCAGCTGTCAGTTGGGAGCCATGATAGCCAATGCTCCGGAGCAAGAAGTCAGGGCTTTGAGGAATTATGGTTATTACCTGGGAATGGCCTTTCAGGTTACTGATGATATCCTCGATATTATCGCGGATGAACAGGTTTTGGGCAAACCCACGGGAAGCGATATCAAGCAAGGGGTAATTACCCTGCCCACCCTCTATGCTTTAAGATATAGTCCCAGGCGGGAAGAGCTCGCTCAGCTACTGGCTTCACCCGAAGCCTGCCGGAATGAAACCGGAAAAATTATTGATATTATTATCGATACCGATGGCATAGACTATTCTTATTATATAACCCGGCATTTCGCGCGCAAAGCCCAAAAACAACTGGCCTTCCTGCCCGAACTGCCGGTGAAAAAGAATCTCTATAATATCGCTGATTTTATTCTCGCTCGTGAGTTTTAG
- the tatC gene encoding twin-arginine translocase subunit TatC, protein MALLKDLTPEEKQTIIEHLEELRKSLIISIIAIIAAAVFCFYYNEEILSVIISPLSGLGEGLVVIGVTEAFFIKLKLAFYAGFALAFPVVAWAIWRFFKPALYPEERKYVYVLLPVSVLLFSTGILFSYFGILPLVLKFFIYMQGPSLENMFTVERYVSFVTAFTIPFGLVFELPVVVFFLAKFGIIKAETLSKNRKYALLAIVVIAAALTPGPDPISQMLMAGPVYFLYEVSIIVAKMAKPRKKTEEEESEEPREPEPEREEQPRKPEEEKEGEEQATVDES, encoded by the coding sequence GTGGCGTTACTAAAGGATTTAACCCCTGAAGAAAAACAAACCATAATTGAGCACCTGGAAGAGCTGCGCAAGTCCTTGATAATAAGCATTATTGCTATTATAGCAGCGGCAGTCTTTTGTTTTTACTATAACGAAGAGATACTGTCCGTAATTATTTCCCCCTTGTCTGGTTTAGGCGAAGGATTGGTAGTAATCGGTGTAACCGAAGCATTTTTTATAAAGCTTAAACTGGCCTTTTATGCGGGCTTTGCTCTGGCCTTTCCGGTGGTAGCCTGGGCTATCTGGCGTTTTTTCAAGCCTGCCCTCTATCCCGAAGAGAGAAAATATGTTTATGTACTGCTTCCGGTAAGCGTTCTGCTCTTTTCCACCGGGATTCTTTTTTCCTATTTTGGCATACTTCCCCTGGTTCTAAAGTTCTTTATTTATATGCAGGGACCCAGTCTGGAAAACATGTTTACTGTGGAACGCTATGTTTCCTTTGTAACCGCCTTTACCATTCCCTTTGGCCTGGTCTTTGAGCTGCCGGTGGTAGTATTTTTCCTGGCCAAATTCGGAATTATTAAAGCCGAAACTTTAAGCAAAAACAGAAAGTATGCCCTTTTAGCCATAGTAGTAATTGCCGCCGCCCTTACCCCCGGACCGGACCCCATCTCCCAGATGCTGATGGCCGGACCCGTATACTTTTTATATGAAGTAAGCATAATCGTGGCTAAAATGGCCAAACCGAGGAAAAAAACCGAAGAGGAAGAGAGTGAAGAACCCCGAGAGCCCGAACCAGAAAGGGAAGAACAGCCCAGAAAGCCTGAAGAGGAGAAAGAAGGCGAGGAGCAAGCTACAGTAGATGAAAGCTAG
- the tatA gene encoding twin-arginine translocase TatA/TatE family subunit — protein sequence MFGFIGNFGPWELLLILVIVLIVVGPGKLPQVGKSLGSALQNFRKAKEEDFEELEEKKDK from the coding sequence TTGTTCGGCTTTATTGGAAACTTCGGACCATGGGAATTACTTTTGATACTGGTTATTGTTTTGATAGTTGTAGGACCGGGGAAATTGCCTCAAGTAGGCAAGTCACTGGGAAGTGCCTTACAGAACTTCAGAAAAGCCAAAGAAGAGGATTTCGAAGAACTGGAAGAGAAAAAGGATAAATAA
- a CDS encoding precorrin-2 dehydrogenase/sirohydrochlorin ferrochelatase family protein, producing MRAILFPIYLDLKAKTGLVVGGGQVAERKIENLLDYGMNIRVVSPQARARIQEWAEQSIIQWQARDFCESDLQGVFLAFVATDNNSVNQAVVEACRKTGVLINAVDDPPNCDFYVPSIVRRGSLVLAISTEGKSPFFARRLREELENTISPAYGEFVEIMGEIREEIKEKVPDITVRKKIFENLVYSEVLDLLKAGEKDKARERIEACMSSWRD from the coding sequence TTGAGGGCCATACTATTTCCTATCTACCTGGATTTAAAGGCCAAAACCGGCTTGGTTGTCGGTGGAGGGCAGGTTGCGGAAAGGAAAATTGAAAATCTACTGGATTATGGCATGAATATTCGGGTAGTAAGCCCGCAAGCCCGCGCAAGGATACAAGAGTGGGCCGAGCAGAGCATTATCCAGTGGCAAGCCCGGGACTTTTGCGAAAGTGACCTGCAGGGAGTATTTCTGGCTTTTGTCGCCACGGATAATAATAGCGTGAATCAGGCCGTAGTAGAAGCCTGCCGTAAAACAGGGGTACTGATCAACGCCGTTGATGACCCCCCTAATTGTGACTTTTATGTACCGTCCATTGTCCGTCGCGGTTCGCTGGTACTGGCTATTTCCACCGAAGGGAAGAGCCCTTTTTTTGCCCGGAGGCTGCGGGAAGAACTGGAAAATACCATTAGCCCCGCGTATGGGGAATTTGTCGAAATAATGGGGGAAATCAGGGAAGAGATAAAAGAAAAGGTTCCTGATATTACTGTGCGCAAGAAGATATTTGAGAACCTGGTCTATTCTGAGGTACTGGATTTACTCAAGGCTGGGGAAAAAGATAAGGCAAGGGAGCGAATTGAAGCATGTATGTCCTCCTGGCGGGATTAA
- the hemA gene encoding glutamyl-tRNA reductase, producing the protein MYVLLAGLNHRTAPVEVRERFSICGAELVQAYQELKSHADLEASVILSTCNRTEVYATAKDIQKGFEALETFLSKYAHMNEEDLIKYLYQPNCYDAILHLFRVASGLDSMIMGEPQILGQVKEAHLNAMEAGASDGVLNALFQRAIYVGKKVRTDTDIDRHPFSVSHAAVELARQILGDLDNKSVLVTGAGEMSETTIRYLMSNGLKSVIISNRSYDKAVKMAENFNGRAVYFNQLPTELSQADIVISCTAANHYVLREDNCRQVLESRQGRKIIMIDIAVPRDIDPALKDIPGVFLYDIDQLENVVDAGYEERQSVIQDAEKIILDELEKFNDWLGSLYVVPVIKALKQKGEIIKENEIRRACNRLGKLSEQEQNIIASMANSIVNQILHFPMVNLRELAATQQGHLYAEVAKKLFALQIDNEEYEKYEKFEIGNQG; encoded by the coding sequence ATGTATGTCCTCCTGGCGGGATTAAATCATAGAACAGCTCCGGTAGAGGTGCGGGAGAGGTTTTCCATCTGCGGAGCAGAGCTAGTGCAGGCTTACCAGGAACTAAAGAGCCATGCGGATTTGGAAGCCTCCGTTATACTTAGCACCTGCAACCGTACGGAAGTTTATGCTACCGCGAAGGATATTCAAAAAGGCTTTGAAGCTTTAGAAACCTTCCTGAGCAAATATGCCCATATGAATGAAGAAGATTTGATAAAATATCTCTACCAGCCCAATTGTTATGATGCCATCCTGCACCTTTTCCGGGTGGCTTCCGGTTTAGACTCCATGATTATGGGCGAACCCCAGATACTGGGTCAGGTCAAAGAGGCCCATCTAAACGCTATGGAAGCCGGTGCTTCTGATGGAGTGCTTAACGCTCTGTTTCAGAGAGCCATTTATGTGGGCAAAAAAGTACGAACGGATACCGACATTGACCGGCATCCGTTTTCCGTAAGCCATGCTGCGGTGGAATTGGCCCGCCAGATACTGGGTGATTTAGACAATAAAAGCGTCCTGGTAACCGGGGCCGGGGAAATGAGTGAAACCACCATACGCTATTTAATGTCCAACGGACTAAAGTCGGTTATTATTTCCAACCGTTCCTATGATAAAGCGGTAAAGATGGCAGAAAACTTTAACGGTAGGGCGGTATATTTTAACCAACTGCCCACTGAATTGAGCCAGGCGGATATAGTAATAAGCTGTACAGCCGCCAACCACTATGTGCTCAGGGAGGATAACTGCCGCCAGGTATTGGAATCCCGCCAGGGTCGAAAAATAATAATGATAGATATTGCGGTCCCACGGGATATCGACCCGGCTTTAAAAGATATTCCCGGCGTGTTCCTCTATGATATTGACCAGTTGGAAAATGTAGTGGATGCCGGCTATGAGGAAAGGCAGAGCGTGATTCAGGATGCCGAGAAAATAATACTTGATGAGTTGGAGAAATTTAATGATTGGCTGGGCAGTCTTTATGTAGTCCCGGTAATAAAAGCCCTTAAGCAAAAAGGGGAAATTATCAAAGAAAATGAGATAAGAAGGGCCTGCAACCGCTTGGGGAAACTATCGGAACAGGAGCAGAACATAATAGCCTCCATGGCCAATTCCATAGTTAATCAAATCCTGCATTTCCCCATGGTGAATCTTAGAGAGCTAGCCGCCACCCAGCAGGGGCATCTTTATGCCGAAGTGGCAAAAAAGCTCTTCGCCCTGCAAATAGACAATGAGGAGTATGAAAAATATGAGAAATTTGAGATTGGGAACCAGGGGTAG
- the hemC gene encoding hydroxymethylbilane synthase, whose translation MRNLRLGTRGSQLALWQARHVASLLESSIPDLKVEIKTIKTTGDKILDVALSKIGDKGLFTKEIEKELLDGEIDIAVHSMKDLPSELPPGLCIAAVLEREDPRDVLLSHKNYSLADLPQAALIGTSSLRRIAQLKAWRPDLQLVDMRGNVETRIRKMKEQDLDGIILACAGVKRLGLEEMISDYLPAHLVLPAVGQGMIAVEARSDEQDVLKLLSRINHQDSFLAGQAERGFLHELGGGCQVPVASLAELQGGQLHIRGLIASLDGKEKYSGSSDCSPPEAEEAGRELARSLLQQGGAAILCETRK comes from the coding sequence ATGAGAAATTTGAGATTGGGAACCAGGGGTAGCCAACTCGCTTTATGGCAGGCCCGGCATGTGGCCTCCCTCCTGGAAAGCTCCATACCTGATCTCAAGGTGGAAATAAAGACCATCAAAACTACCGGTGATAAGATACTCGATGTAGCCCTTTCCAAAATAGGAGATAAGGGGCTTTTTACTAAAGAAATCGAAAAAGAACTACTGGACGGAGAAATAGATATCGCTGTTCACAGTATGAAAGATTTGCCCTCGGAGTTGCCGCCCGGCTTATGTATAGCAGCCGTGCTGGAAAGGGAAGACCCCCGGGATGTTTTGCTCTCGCACAAAAACTATAGCCTGGCGGACTTGCCCCAGGCTGCGCTAATAGGAACCTCCAGCCTGCGCCGCATCGCCCAGCTCAAAGCCTGGCGTCCGGACCTGCAGCTGGTAGATATGCGGGGTAATGTCGAGACCCGTATCCGGAAAATGAAAGAACAGGATTTGGATGGAATCATTCTGGCCTGTGCCGGAGTCAAAAGACTGGGCCTGGAAGAGATGATAAGCGATTATCTCCCGGCTCACCTGGTTCTGCCGGCGGTAGGGCAGGGAATGATAGCAGTGGAAGCCCGGTCAGATGAGCAGGATGTTTTAAAGCTCTTAAGCAGAATAAACCACCAGGATTCCTTCCTCGCCGGCCAGGCAGAAAGAGGTTTTCTGCACGAGCTGGGAGGAGGCTGCCAGGTGCCGGTGGCTTCCCTGGCCGAGTTGCAGGGAGGACAGCTCCATATCCGGGGACTTATTGCCTCCCTGGACGGAAAAGAAAAATATAGCGGCTCCAGCGATTGTTCCCCGCCGGAGGCCGAAGAAGCCGGGCGTGAGCTCGCCCGCAGCCTCCTGCAGCAAGGCGGAGCCGCCATTCTATGTGAAACTAGGAAATGA